One part of the Girardinichthys multiradiatus isolate DD_20200921_A chromosome 10, DD_fGirMul_XY1, whole genome shotgun sequence genome encodes these proteins:
- the LOC124875282 gene encoding oocyte zinc finger protein XlCOF6.1-like: MQSCRSGVQSSLTDPVKEESEDEQQMFVIKEVPDLWSSSLDQQNPELLQIKKEEEELWISQEGELLTVKIEDEVKLKLSELHHLKTEDSRDTEGPTCSSAEQIATEPSREECGGPEQDWKSDPNTHLQQDPKENAPGSSETDVSGEDDADNLSVSGSETEDSEEIWRETRKCQSGVNSNVGDKSSQKAFSCSECCSKQFVNEQTFKEHMTSHSGEKSSSCLVEKEEAEVRAGKKSVVCGECGKTFLYRCYLKSHMRIHTGEKPFHCVECNKTFQYRSSLTIHMTKHRGEKLFPCDVCDKKFYQKATLKQHMMIHKGEKPFACGDCDRHFRLKNDLRVHMLSHTGVKLFGCGFCNARFTRDTGLRLHIRRHTGEKPFACDKCDKRFVRNAELKRHVIYHAEEKPFICDVCGATFTRKSSLKTHKISFHENK; this comes from the exons ATGCAAAGCTGCAGATCTGGAGTGCAATCCAGTTTAACCGACCCTGTGAAGGAAGAGAGTGAAG ATGAgcagcagatgtttgtgattaaAGAGGTTCCGGACCTGTGGAGCTCCAGTTTGGACCAGCAGAACCCTGAACTGCTCCAGATAaagaaggaagaggaggaacTGTGGATCAGTCAGGAGGGAGAGCTGCTTACTGTGAAGATTGAGGATGAAGTGAAACTAAAGTTATCAGAACTTCATCACCTTAAAActgaagacagcagagacacaGAAGGTCCAACCTGCAGCTCAGCTGAACAGATTGCAACAGAACCTAGCAGAGAGGAGTGTGGAGGCCCAGAACAGGACTGGAAGTCAGATCCAAATACTCATTTACAGCAGGATCCTAAAGAAAATGCTCCAGGTTCTTCTGAAACTGATGTCAGTGGTGAGGATGATGCTGACAACCTGTCGGTGTCTGGTTCTGAAACTGAGGACAGTGAGGAAATTTGGAGGGAAACCAGGAAATGTCAGTCAGGTGTAAACAGTAACGTGGGAGATAAAAGCTCTCAGAAAGCCTTCAGCTGCTCAGAGTGTTGTAGTAAACAGTTTGTGAATGAGCAGACATTCAAGGAACACATGACATCCCACTCAGGAGAAAAGTCCTCCAGCTGTTTGGTTGAGAAGGAAGAAGCAGAAGTCAGAGCTGGGAAGAAATCAGTTGTTTGTGGCGAATGTGGGAAAACATTTCTGTACCGCTGTTATCTCAAATCTCACATGAGGATCCACACTGGAGAAAAGCCCTTTCATTGTGTTGAATGCAACAAGACGTTTCAGTATCGGTCTAGTCTTACAATTCATATGACAAAACACAGAGGAGAGAAACTGTTTCCGTGTGACGTATGTGATAAAAAATTCTACCAAAAGGCAACGCTTAAGCAGCACATGATGATCCATAAAGGAGAAAAACCATTTGCGTGTGGTGATTGCGACAGACATTTTAGACTTAAAAATGATCTTCGAGTACACATGCTGTCCCACACAGGAGTGAAGCTGTTTGGCTGTGGTTTCTGCAACGCCAGATTTACCCGGGACACAGGTCTGCGCCTACACATTAGACGCCACACGGGAGAGAAACCCTTTGCCTGTGATAAGTGCGATAAAAGATTTGTCCGAAACGCAGAGTTGAAGAGACACGTGATTTACCATGCGGAAGAAAAGCCATTCatctgtgatgtttgtggagcAACTTTTACACGAAAATCGAGTTTGAAGACACACAAAATATCGttccatgaaaataaataa